From a single Planctellipticum variicoloris genomic region:
- a CDS encoding transposase, producing the protein MQKFAKTLASRRQSLLAWYDYPISTGPLEAVNNKIRLLQRQAFGYRDFEFFRLKLYALHRMRYASAG; encoded by the coding sequence CTGCAGAAGTTCGCGAAGACGCTGGCCAGCCGGCGACAGAGCCTGCTGGCCTGGTACGACTATCCGATCTCGACGGGACCGCTGGAGGCCGTGAACAACAAGATCCGGCTGCTGCAGCGCCAGGCCTTTGGTTATCGGGACTTCGAGTTCTTCCGCCTCAAACTCTATGCACTGCATCGCATGAGGTACGCATCAGCCGGATGA